One genomic window of Cricetulus griseus strain 17A/GY chromosome 3, alternate assembly CriGri-PICRH-1.0, whole genome shotgun sequence includes the following:
- the Rela gene encoding transcription factor p65 isoform X5, translating into MDDLFPIIFPSEPTQASGPYVEIIEQPKQRGMRFRYKCEGRSAGSIPGERSTDTTKTHPTIKINGYTGPGTVRISLVTKDPPHRPHPHELVGKDCRDGFYEAELCPDRCIHSFQNLGIQCVKKRDLEQAISQRIQTNNNPFQVPIEEQRGDYDLNAVRLCFQVTVRDPSGRPLRLTPVLSHPIFDNRAPNTAELKICRVNRNSGSCLGGDEIFLLCDKVQKEDIEVYFTGPGWEARGSFSQADVHRQVAIVFRTPPYADPSLQAPVRVSMQLRRPSDRELSEPMEFQYLPDTDDRHRIEEKRKRTYETFKSIMKKSPFNGPTEPRPPARRIAVPSRSSTVSKPAPQPYTFPTSLSTINFDEFPPMVLPSGQISNQALASAPVLAQTLVPSSAMVPALAQPPAPVSVLAPGPPQALAPPVPKTTQAGEGTLSEALLHLQFDADEDLGALLGNSTDPGVFSDLASVDNSEFQQLLNQGVSMTHPTAEPMLMEYPEAITRLVTGSQRPPDPVPTPLGTSGLPNGLSGDEDFSSIADMDFSALLSQISS; encoded by the exons ATGGACG ATCTATTTCCCATCATCTTCCCCTCAG AGCCAACCCAGGCTTCTGGGCCTTATGTGGAGATCATCGAGCAGCCCAAACAACGGGGCATGCGTTTCCGCTACAAGTGTGAGGGTCGCTCAGCAGGCAGTATTCCGGGTGAGAGAAGCACAGATACCACCAAGACACACCCCACCATCAAG ATCAATGGCTACACGGGACCAGGAACAGTTCGAATCTCCCTGGTCACCAAGGACCCACCTCACCGGCCTCATCCACATGAACTTGTGGGGAAAGACTGCCGGGATGGTTTCTATGAGGCTGAACTCTGCCCAGACCGCTGCATCCACAG CTTTCAGAACCTGGGGATCCAGTGTGTGAAGAAGCGAGACCTGGAGCAAGCCATCAGCCAGCGCATCCAGACCAACAACAACCCCTTTCAAG TTCCTATAGAGGAGCAGCGTGGGGACTATGACCTGAATGCAGTGCGCCTCTGCTTCCAGGTGACGGTGCGGGACCCATCAGGCAGGCCCCTCCGCCTGACTCCTGTCCTCTCTCATCCTATTTTTGATAACC GTGCACCCAACACTGCTGAGCTCAAGATCTGCCGAGTAAACCGGAACTCCGGGAGCTGCCTTGGTGGGGATGAGATCTTCTTGCTGTGTGACAAAGTGCAGAAAG AAGACATCGAGGTGTATTTCACTGGACCAGGCTGGGAAGCACGAGGCTCCTTTTCTCAAGCTGATGTGCACCGGCAAGTGGCTATTGTGTTCCGGACTCCTCCATACGCTGACCCCAGCCTGCAGGCTCCTGTGCGTGTCTCCATGCAGCTTCGGCGGCCTTCTGATCGGGAGCTCAGTGAGCCCATGGAGTTCCAGTACCTGCCAGACACAG ATGATCGCCACCGGATTGAAGAGAAACGCAAAAGGACCTACGAGACCTTCAAGAGCATCATGAAGAAAAGTCCTTTTAATG GACCTACTGAACCCCGGCCTCCAGCACGACGTATTGCTGTGCCTTCTCGAAGCTCAACTGTCTCCAAGCCAG CCCCCCAGCCCTATACCTTTCCAACATCCCTCAGCACCATCAACTTTGATGAGTTTCCCCCCATGGTGTTACCATCTGGGCAGATCTCAAACCAGGCCTTGGCCTCGGCACCAGTCCTGGCCCAAACCTTGGTCCCCTCCTCTGCCATGGTGCCAGCTCTGGCTCAGCCCCCAGCCCCTGTCTCAGTTCTAGCCCCAGGTCCTCCCCAAGCCCTGGCCCCACCTGTTCCAAAGACCACCCAGGCCGGGGAAGGCACACTGTCTGAAGCCCTGCTACACCTGCAGTTTGATGCTGATGAAGACTTGGGGGCCTTGCTTGGCAACAGCACAGACCCAGGTGTGTTCTCAGACCTGGCATCTGTCGACAACTCAGAGTTTCAGCAACTCCTGAACCAGGGTGTGTCCATGACTCACCCCACAGCTGAGCCCATGCTCATGGAGTACCCAGAAGCTATAACTCGGCTAGTGACAGGGTCCCAGAGGCCCCCTGACCCAGTTCCCACACCCCTGGGGACCTCGGGCCTTCCCAATGGCCTCTCAGGGGATGAAGACTTCTCCTCCATTGCGGACATGGACTTCTCAGCTCTTCTGAGTCAGATCAGCTCCTAA
- the Rela gene encoding transcription factor p65 isoform X4: protein MDDLFPIIFPSEPTQASGPYVEIIEQPKQRGMRFRYKCEGRSAGSIPGERSTDTTKTHPTIKSTLYFGQINGYTGPGTVRISLVTKDPPHRPHPHELVGKDCRDGFYEAELCPDRCIHSFQNLGIQCVKKRDLEQAISQRIQTNNNPFQVPIEEQRGDYDLNAVRLCFQVTVRDPSGRPLRLTPVLSHPIFDNRAPNTAELKICRVNRNSGSCLGGDEIFLLCDKVQKEDIEVYFTGPGWEARGSFSQADVHRQVAIVFRTPPYADPSLQAPVRVSMQLRRPSDRELSEPMEFQYLPDTDDRHRIEEKRKRTYETFKSIMKKSPFNGPTEPRPPARRIAVPSRSSTVSKPAPQPYTFPTSLSTINFDEFPPMVLPSGQISNQALASAPVLAQTLVPSSAMVPALAQPPAPVSVLAPGPPQALAPPVPKTTQAGEGTLSEALLHLQFDADEDLGALLGNSTDPGVFSDLASVDNSEFQQLLNQGVSMTHPTAEPMLMEYPEAITRLVTGSQRPPDPVPTPLGTSGLPNGLSGDEDFSSIADMDFSALLSQISS, encoded by the exons ATGGACG ATCTATTTCCCATCATCTTCCCCTCAG AGCCAACCCAGGCTTCTGGGCCTTATGTGGAGATCATCGAGCAGCCCAAACAACGGGGCATGCGTTTCCGCTACAAGTGTGAGGGTCGCTCAGCAGGCAGTATTCCGGGTGAGAGAAGCACAGATACCACCAAGACACACCCCACCATCAAG AGTACTCTGTACTTTGGACAGATCAATGGCTACACGGGACCAGGAACAGTTCGAATCTCCCTGGTCACCAAGGACCCACCTCACCGGCCTCATCCACATGAACTTGTGGGGAAAGACTGCCGGGATGGTTTCTATGAGGCTGAACTCTGCCCAGACCGCTGCATCCACAG CTTTCAGAACCTGGGGATCCAGTGTGTGAAGAAGCGAGACCTGGAGCAAGCCATCAGCCAGCGCATCCAGACCAACAACAACCCCTTTCAAG TTCCTATAGAGGAGCAGCGTGGGGACTATGACCTGAATGCAGTGCGCCTCTGCTTCCAGGTGACGGTGCGGGACCCATCAGGCAGGCCCCTCCGCCTGACTCCTGTCCTCTCTCATCCTATTTTTGATAACC GTGCACCCAACACTGCTGAGCTCAAGATCTGCCGAGTAAACCGGAACTCCGGGAGCTGCCTTGGTGGGGATGAGATCTTCTTGCTGTGTGACAAAGTGCAGAAAG AAGACATCGAGGTGTATTTCACTGGACCAGGCTGGGAAGCACGAGGCTCCTTTTCTCAAGCTGATGTGCACCGGCAAGTGGCTATTGTGTTCCGGACTCCTCCATACGCTGACCCCAGCCTGCAGGCTCCTGTGCGTGTCTCCATGCAGCTTCGGCGGCCTTCTGATCGGGAGCTCAGTGAGCCCATGGAGTTCCAGTACCTGCCAGACACAG ATGATCGCCACCGGATTGAAGAGAAACGCAAAAGGACCTACGAGACCTTCAAGAGCATCATGAAGAAAAGTCCTTTTAATG GACCTACTGAACCCCGGCCTCCAGCACGACGTATTGCTGTGCCTTCTCGAAGCTCAACTGTCTCCAAGCCAG CCCCCCAGCCCTATACCTTTCCAACATCCCTCAGCACCATCAACTTTGATGAGTTTCCCCCCATGGTGTTACCATCTGGGCAGATCTCAAACCAGGCCTTGGCCTCGGCACCAGTCCTGGCCCAAACCTTGGTCCCCTCCTCTGCCATGGTGCCAGCTCTGGCTCAGCCCCCAGCCCCTGTCTCAGTTCTAGCCCCAGGTCCTCCCCAAGCCCTGGCCCCACCTGTTCCAAAGACCACCCAGGCCGGGGAAGGCACACTGTCTGAAGCCCTGCTACACCTGCAGTTTGATGCTGATGAAGACTTGGGGGCCTTGCTTGGCAACAGCACAGACCCAGGTGTGTTCTCAGACCTGGCATCTGTCGACAACTCAGAGTTTCAGCAACTCCTGAACCAGGGTGTGTCCATGACTCACCCCACAGCTGAGCCCATGCTCATGGAGTACCCAGAAGCTATAACTCGGCTAGTGACAGGGTCCCAGAGGCCCCCTGACCCAGTTCCCACACCCCTGGGGACCTCGGGCCTTCCCAATGGCCTCTCAGGGGATGAAGACTTCTCCTCCATTGCGGACATGGACTTCTCAGCTCTTCTGAGTCAGATCAGCTCCTAA
- the Rela gene encoding transcription factor p65 isoform X3: MWRSSSSPNNGACVSATSVRVAQQAVFRVREAQIPPRHTPPSRSMATRDQEQFESPWSPRTHLTGLIHMNLWGKTAGMVSMRLNSAQTAASTVPIEEQRGDYDLNAVRLCFQVTVRDPSGRPLRLTPVLSHPIFDNRAPNTAELKICRVNRNSGSCLGGDEIFLLCDKVQKEDIEVYFTGPGWEARGSFSQADVHRQVAIVFRTPPYADPSLQAPVRVSMQLRRPSDRELSEPMEFQYLPDTDDRHRIEEKRKRTYETFKSIMKKSPFNGPTEPRPPARRIAVPSRSSTVSKPAPQPYTFPTSLSTINFDEFPPMVLPSGQISNQALASAPVLAQTLVPSSAMVPALAQPPAPVSVLAPGPPQALAPPVPKTTQAGEGTLSEALLHLQFDADEDLGALLGNSTDPGVFSDLASVDNSEFQQLLNQGVSMTHPTAEPMLMEYPEAITRLVTGSQRPPDPVPTPLGTSGLPNGLSGDEDFSSIADMDFSALLSQISS, encoded by the exons ATGTGGAGATCATCGAGCAGCCCAAACAACGGGGCATGCGTTTCCGCTACAAGTGTGAGGGTCGCTCAGCAGGCAGTATTCCGGGTGAGAGAAGCACAGATACCACCAAGACACACCCCACCATCAAG ATCAATGGCTACACGGGACCAGGAACAGTTCGAATCTCCCTGGTCACCAAGGACCCACCTCACCGGCCTCATCCACATGAACTTGTGGGGAAAGACTGCCGGGATGGTTTCTATGAGGCTGAACTCTGCCCAGACCGCTGCATCCACAG TTCCTATAGAGGAGCAGCGTGGGGACTATGACCTGAATGCAGTGCGCCTCTGCTTCCAGGTGACGGTGCGGGACCCATCAGGCAGGCCCCTCCGCCTGACTCCTGTCCTCTCTCATCCTATTTTTGATAACC GTGCACCCAACACTGCTGAGCTCAAGATCTGCCGAGTAAACCGGAACTCCGGGAGCTGCCTTGGTGGGGATGAGATCTTCTTGCTGTGTGACAAAGTGCAGAAAG AAGACATCGAGGTGTATTTCACTGGACCAGGCTGGGAAGCACGAGGCTCCTTTTCTCAAGCTGATGTGCACCGGCAAGTGGCTATTGTGTTCCGGACTCCTCCATACGCTGACCCCAGCCTGCAGGCTCCTGTGCGTGTCTCCATGCAGCTTCGGCGGCCTTCTGATCGGGAGCTCAGTGAGCCCATGGAGTTCCAGTACCTGCCAGACACAG ATGATCGCCACCGGATTGAAGAGAAACGCAAAAGGACCTACGAGACCTTCAAGAGCATCATGAAGAAAAGTCCTTTTAATG GACCTACTGAACCCCGGCCTCCAGCACGACGTATTGCTGTGCCTTCTCGAAGCTCAACTGTCTCCAAGCCAG CCCCCCAGCCCTATACCTTTCCAACATCCCTCAGCACCATCAACTTTGATGAGTTTCCCCCCATGGTGTTACCATCTGGGCAGATCTCAAACCAGGCCTTGGCCTCGGCACCAGTCCTGGCCCAAACCTTGGTCCCCTCCTCTGCCATGGTGCCAGCTCTGGCTCAGCCCCCAGCCCCTGTCTCAGTTCTAGCCCCAGGTCCTCCCCAAGCCCTGGCCCCACCTGTTCCAAAGACCACCCAGGCCGGGGAAGGCACACTGTCTGAAGCCCTGCTACACCTGCAGTTTGATGCTGATGAAGACTTGGGGGCCTTGCTTGGCAACAGCACAGACCCAGGTGTGTTCTCAGACCTGGCATCTGTCGACAACTCAGAGTTTCAGCAACTCCTGAACCAGGGTGTGTCCATGACTCACCCCACAGCTGAGCCCATGCTCATGGAGTACCCAGAAGCTATAACTCGGCTAGTGACAGGGTCCCAGAGGCCCCCTGACCCAGTTCCCACACCCCTGGGGACCTCGGGCCTTCCCAATGGCCTCTCAGGGGATGAAGACTTCTCCTCCATTGCGGACATGGACTTCTCAGCTCTTCTGAGTCAGATCAGCTCCTAA